A stretch of the Panicum virgatum strain AP13 chromosome 9N, P.virgatum_v5, whole genome shotgun sequence genome encodes the following:
- the LOC120692190 gene encoding transcription factor BHLH3-like: MELDGETFLDELMSLRREAAAAAPWQGYPAGGGVMMSDLLFYGADVRSGGMDLPPFQELAPMPPAAPPQHPHEEFNFDCLSEVCNPYRSSVAAPGEAAPGQTLVAPLHDAMVEEETSGDKGQCHGGGRSPTFVFGGGAGVGESTEMAAIRGVSGPHHRSKLHGAPSKNLMAERRRRKRLNDRLSMLRSVVPKISKMDRTSILGDTIDYVKELTERIKALEEEIGASPEDLNLLNTLKDSSNSNNEMMVRNSTKFDVEQRGNGSTKIEICCSTNPGVLLSTVSALEVLGLEIEQCVVSCFSDFGMQASCLQEDGKRQVISTDEIKQALFRSAGYGGRCL; encoded by the exons ATGGAGCTCGACGGGGAGACGTTCTTGGACGAGCTCATGTCgctgcggcgggaggcggcggcggcggcgccgtggcaAGGCtaccccgccggcggcggcgtgatgaTGAGCGACCTCCTCTTCTACGGCGCCGACGTCAGAAGCGGCGGCATGGACCTGCCGCCGTTCCAGGAGCTGGCGCCCATGCCGCCCGCGGCGCCCCCGCAGCACCCGCACGAGGAGTTCAACTTCGACTGCCTCAGCGAGGTGTGCAACCCTTACAGGAGCTCCGTCGCTGCCCCGGGGGAGGCAGCGCCCGGCCAGACGCTCGTTGCTCCCCTCCACGACGCCATGGTGGAGGAGGAGACGAGCGGCGATAAGGGGCAGTGCCACGGAGGCGGGCGCTCCCCGACGTTCGTGTtcggaggaggcgccggcgtcggcgagaGCACGGAGATGGCGGCCATCAGGGGTGTCAGCGGTCCACACCACAGGAGCAAGCTCCACGGCGCGCCGTCAAAGAATCTCATGGCTGAGAGGCGCCGGAGGAAGCGGCTCAACGACCGACTCTCCATGCTCCGCTCCGTTGTTCCAAAGATCAGCAAG ATGGACAGGACATCCATTCTTGGGGACACCATTGACTATGTGAAGGAGCTGACAGAGCGGATCAAAGCCCTCGAAGAGGAGATCGGCGCCTCGCCGGAGGACCTCAACCTTCTGAATACCTTGAAAGATTCGTCCAACAGTAACAATGAGATGATGGTGAGGAACTCCACCAAG TTCGACGTCGAGCAGCGGGGCAACGGCAGCACGAAGATCGAGATCTGCTGCTCCACAAACCCCGGGGTGCTGCTGTCCACGGTGAGCGCGCTGGAGGTGCTGGGGTTGGAGATCGAGCAGTGCGTGGTGAGCTGCTTCAGCGACTTTGGCATGCAGGCCTCTTGCTTACAA GAGGACGGGAAGAGGCAAGTAATAAGCACCGACGAGATAAAGCAGGCATTGTTTAGGAGTGCTGGGTATGGAGGGAGGTGTCTCTAG